In Molothrus aeneus isolate 106 chromosome 3, BPBGC_Maene_1.0, whole genome shotgun sequence, a single genomic region encodes these proteins:
- the NENF gene encoding neudesin produces the protein MAGAAARGPLPCLALLPLPCLLLLLPPAASAEPELRFRPPAEAPVRLFTEPELARYDGHQEGQPIYLAVKGVVFDVTSGKEFYGKGAPYNALAGKDSTRGVAKMSLDPADLTHDTTGLTEEELKSLDDIFNNVYKAKYPIVGYTSRRILNEDGSPNLDFKPEDQPHFSIKDEF, from the exons ATGGCGGGCGCTGCGGCCCGGGGCCCGCTGCCGTGCCTggcgctgctgccgctgccctgcctgctgctcctgctgccgcCGGCCGCCAGCGCCGAGCCCGAGCTGCGCTTCAGGCCGCCGGCCGAGGCCCCCGTGCGGCTCTTCACCGAGCCCGAGCTGGCCAGATACGACGGGCACCAG GAAGGACAGCCCATTTACCTGGCAGTGAAGGGAGTAGTGTTTGATGTCACCTCTGGAAAAG AATTTTATGGAAAAGGAGCCCCATACAATGCTTTGGCTGGAAAAGACTCAACAAGAGGAGTTGCAAAGATGTCTCTGGATCCAGCAGATCTTACACATGACACA ACAGGACTCACAGAGGAGGAACTGAAGTCCCTGGATGACATCTTCAATAATGTTTATAAAGCCAAATATCCAATTGTTGGCTATACTTCTCGGCGAATTCTGAATGAGGATGGCAGCCCCAATCTGGACTTTAAACCTGAAGATCAGCCACATTTCAGCATTAAAGATGAGTTTTGA